The sequence below is a genomic window from Kitasatospora kifunensis.
GGGCGGGACGGCCACCGGGAGATCGTCGAGCGGTGCGTGGCGGGCGCCCGAGCACTGGGCGAGGCGGTGGCGGCCGAGCCGGTCCTGCGGCTGCTCGCGCCGGTGCGGTTGAACGTCGTCTGCTTCACGCTGGCCGATCAGAGCGGCGGCGGCGAAGCCGTCGCCGAGCGGCTGACGGCACTGGCCGCCGCACTCGGCGAGGAGGCGTTCCTGACGCCCACGGTCCATGCGGGCCACCCGGCGCTGCGGGCCGCCTTCAGCAACTGGCGCACGACGTCGGCGGACGTGGAACGGACCGTCGGGGCGCTGGTCGAGGCGGCGAGGAAGGTCTGACGCGGCACCAGGGCACAGTCGATCGCGGATTCCCACCTCGCCCTGGCCTGTTACTCAGCGGCGGGTCGGGGTGCGTGGCGGCGGCAGCGGCCCCGGGCCCTTGACGATCCGCATGGTCGGGGCGGTCTCCACCTGGTGCACCGCGGGCAGTGAGGCGATCCGGGTGGTCAGATAGGTGTAGAGGGACTGGACGTCGCTGGTGAGCACCACGGCGTGCAGGTTGGTCGCCCCCGTCGTCGCGCAGGCGTAGGCCACCTCCGGGTGCTCGGCCAGGGCCGCGCCGGTGGCGGCCAGTTCGGCGGGGGCCACCGAGAGCCAGAGCATGGTCTGGGCCCGCACGCCGAAGATCCGCCAGTGCACGTCCAGGTCGAAGTAGAGCACCCCGCAGGCCTCCAGCTCCTCCATCCGGCGGCGGACCGTGCTGATCGACCAGCCGGTGGCGGTGGCCAGCTCGGTCAGTGGCGTGCGTCCGTCGGCGGCCAGGGCGTCCAGCAGGCGCCGGTCCGCCTCGTCCAGCACCGGGGGCGGGCCCGCGGGGCGCTCGGCGGCCGGTTCGGGGCAGAGCGCCAGCACCTGCTCGGGGCTGAGCGTGCCGGACTTCACCACCAGGCTCAGCGCCTCGCCGAAGAAGGTGTGCAGCACGCAGTGCGCGGTGACGCCGACCACGCTCGGGGTGCGCGGCAGCCGCTGCAGCAGCAGCGAGTGGTCGGCCTGGTCGGGGTGGGCGCGGGTGGAGCAGTTGATCTCGGTGCCGCCCGAGCTGAGCTTGACCCAGTCGGTGTCCTGGCGTCGGGCCAGTGA
It includes:
- a CDS encoding Lrp/AsnC family transcriptional regulator, producing MESDTFDRLDRALVHALQLNARAPFSRIAAVLGVSDQTVARRYAKLRGAGLIRVLGLTSPEALGEVRWHVRVQCTPDAAQAVAESLARRQDTDWVKLSSGGTEINCSTRAHPDQADHSLLLQRLPRTPSVVGVTAHCVLHTFFGEALSLVVKSGTLSPEQVLALCPEPAAERPAGPPPVLDEADRRLLDALAADGRTPLTELATATGWSISTVRRRMEELEACGVLYFDLDVHWRIFGVRAQTMLWLSVAPAELAATGAALAEHPEVAYACATTGATNLHAVVLTSDVQSLYTYLTTRIASLPAVHQVETAPTMRIVKGPGPLPPPRTPTRR